The nucleotide window CATACACATGCACTTCCTAATAATTGAATGTCTGTTTATATTACCCATAAGGACTCATTTCTAATAAATGAAATATTGTGAATAAGTGAGATTTTAAGAGAAAAATGAAGATCATAGAGGGAGGTTTTTCATGAATAAAAACCAACGAACCTATTGAAGGCATTTGCAGGATGAATATGAAAATTGTTATATGTACTACCAAAAGGTTTGGGGGAACAACGAACTACCCATATGAACAGGGTTTTTGCTTGCGACTGGTCCCGAGCCGGGCTTTTCCGCTAAGTGTCGCCACGTATAACTTTCATTAATGCCATAGGTGATTTAATTCATGAAAGGTAGTTCTTGAGTTTAATATTTCATGGTAAACTTTGTAATGATACAAGGAGGGGTTTGGTGGAACAAGAAATCAAATATATCAACATTAAGGATTTGGTACTATGGACTGAAAATCCACGCGATCCAATTGATAAGGATGCCTCAGATCAAGATATTGTCAACAGAGCATTTAAAGATAGTTTAAAAAAATGGACATTGGAAAAGCTAATAGAAGAAATGGGCGAGCATTACGACTTTAGTGAATTACCTACTGTTGTCTATCATGGTGATAAACCTGTTGTTTATGATGGGAACAGAAGGATAATCCTTGGTAAGATCAAACATGGACTTGTTTCGGCTCCTTTTGAAATTAAAGGCGAATTACCATATTTTCCGGAAGAAATACCCTGTAACGTTTGTTCGCAAGAAATAGCATTAAAAAATATTTACAGGAAACATAGTGATACGGGCTCTTGGCTGCCGCTTGAACGAGACATTTTTTTGCATAAGTTTATGGGACAGGAAAAAAGTACCTTCCTTATTTTGGAAGAGGAAACAGGTATTATCAGCGCAAACCCTCATTTAAACCAACGCTTTGTAAAAGAAGAAATTTTTAAAGAAAGCATATTGAATTCATTAGGCTATACAATTAAAGATGGCCGATTATATAGTTTGCATAACGAAAAAGAAGACTATGCAATATTTTCCGATATTTCACGAAAGATTAAGGATAAGGATATAACTACTAGAAAAATGAGAGGGAAAGTAATTGAAGCTCTAGACCCTTCAACGCAGCAACTGATTGACAAAAACAAAGCAAATAAACCCCGTCCTTGTAACTTTTCATTTAAAAAAACTAATAAAGAAAAGGAAATAAAACAAACGAAACGTACTCCCAAAAAAGAGTTAGAAATTTTTGGGGGAAAGTTATATTTGAGGTTTGGGGAAGTCAGTGATATATATCGAGATATAACGGATTTATACCAGTTTTACATTAAGAATAAGAAAGCATTGTCTCAGTCATTTCCAAGTATTATTAGAATGTCGTTACGGTTATTATGTGAGGCAGCAGCAAAGGAGTGTGGATTAGGACTTGACGGTTTTCTGAAGACATATTTTGATGATGCAAAAAAAAGACTTGATCAAGATACAAAAACCACCTTGGCAAATCAAAATGTTACTAATGATAGCTTAATCCAATTACTACATACTGGAGCACATAACTATCGTTCTTCATCTAATTTGGAGCAGACTATTGCAATGTCGATTATTATTGGGGCAATATTAGAAATAACACATGGGAAGGAACGGTAAAATGTCAAAATACTATTCGCCTCTAAGATACCCGGGTGGGAAAAATTGCATATTCCCGTTTATGTCTCGTTTATTTTATGAAAATCAATTAATTGGGATAAGATATGCGGAACCATATGCAGGTGGTGCGGGTTTGGCTCTTAGGTTATTGTTTGAAGGTTATGTGGATGCGATTTATATCAATGATCTTGATCCAGCCATTTATGCTTTTTGGAAAATAATTACGGAAAGACCTGATGATTTTTGCGAGTGGCTCCAAGACGTTGATGTGTCTATAGCTAATTGGGAAAAATACAAGGAAATTCATAAAAGAGCGCAAACTGTTAGCTTGTTTGAATTGGCAAAGGCCACTTTTTTTCTGAACAGGACAAATATTTCAGGGATATTAAGAGGTGGTATTATTGGAGGTATTGAGCAGAAAGGAAAATATAAGATTGACGCTAGATTTGATAAAAGCAACCTTATAAACAGGATACAGAGGATAAAAGATGTGAGTAACCGTATTTTCGTTTCGAATCATGACGGGATAAAGTTTATAGAAAAGCTTGATAGAAGAAAAGAAGAAGTGTTCATTTATTTAGACCCCCCGTATTATCAAAAAGGCGCAGATTTATATATGAATTTTTATTCAAAAAAAGACCATATCAAGCTCTCTGAAAAAGTCAAGCAGTTACGCAATAGATGGATTATTTCATATGATAATAATGAGTTTATTTTGAATTTATATGCCGAAAAACAAAAAATTATACATAGGCTTTCGCAATCCGCATCTAATAGGACTGATTACGAACTATTTATATTTTCTGATAAATTAAGTTTTAAGGACTCAGTTAAAGCATTGAAACATCCTGTTTTTTTATAGGGCATGTGTGGTATTGCAACTGGAACTGCTGCGGGTGTATAACATCATAACAGAACATGTGCTTTCATAGTTTTTTTGTCCCTTGCAAACAGGGAAAATTTGTATTATAATATATTACGAACACATGTTCGCCGGGTGGTGTTTTTGTTGGAATTCCGGGATCCGATTCATGGGTTTATACCGGTCAGACCTTGGGAAAAGAAGATAATCGACTCCCAGCCATTTCAAAGGCTGCGGTATATAAAACAGCTTTCGTTAACTTATTTAGTATACCATGGGGCGGAACATACCCGTTTTGGGCACTCAATTGGTACTATGCATCTAGTTTCCAGAGCATTTCAAGCTGTTGTTAATAATAGAGGAGACCTGTTTAGTAAAGAACAAAGGGAATGGTATGAGCAGATATTACGTCTAATGGCTCTTACCCATGATTTAGGACATGCGCCTTTCTCTCATGGTTCGGAAGAGGTTTTCCCTGAAGATATGACCCATGAAAGTTTCACAGAAAAAATAATAAAAGAAACGGAAATCGCCGATTATATTTATGAAATTGGCCAAGAATTTGCACAGAAATATGGAGAAGAATATAATATTACTCCAGAATTGATTTGCTCGATATATCGAGGGAGAAACACTTCAAACCCGGATTTTATATTTTTACGAAAGTTCCTCGACAGTGAGCTGGATTGTGACAAGATGGATTATCTTCTCAGGGATTCTTATTACTGTGGCGTGAATTATGGAAGATACGATTTGGAAAGGCTGGTTTCAACTTTAACTGCTTACAAGAAAGATGAAAACCTGTTTCTCGCTATCGAAAAGGGAGGGCTTTATGCTTTTGAAGAGTTTGTTTTGGCCCGTTATTTTATGTTTATCCAAGTTTATTTCCACAAAACACGAAGGTTTTTGGATAAAATATTAGTCGGATTTTTAAAGAATAACCTACCTGATGGTAAGTATCCTGAGGATGTTGGTGATTATTTAGCCTGGGATGATAATACTGTATGGAACTTGATAAAAGACTCTCAGAATACTGATGAATATGCCAACCGGTTAATGACCAGAAAAATAATGAGATGTGTTTACGAGTCGCCAACTCATTCTGAACATACTGACCAAGGGATTTTTAATTTAATCAAAAATAGATTAGAGAAGAGATTCGGAAAGGAAAATCTTATCTATGATTCTGCTGATAAATTGGCGCATAAGATTCCACTCAAGCATA belongs to Capillibacterium thermochitinicola and includes:
- a CDS encoding DNA adenine methylase, which encodes MSKYYSPLRYPGGKNCIFPFMSRLFYENQLIGIRYAEPYAGGAGLALRLLFEGYVDAIYINDLDPAIYAFWKIITERPDDFCEWLQDVDVSIANWEKYKEIHKRAQTVSLFELAKATFFLNRTNISGILRGGIIGGIEQKGKYKIDARFDKSNLINRIQRIKDVSNRIFVSNHDGIKFIEKLDRRKEEVFIYLDPPYYQKGADLYMNFYSKKDHIKLSEKVKQLRNRWIISYDNNEFILNLYAEKQKIIHRLSQSASNRTDYELFIFSDKLSFKDSVKALKHPVFL
- a CDS encoding HD domain-containing protein, which produces MFLLEFRDPIHGFIPVRPWEKKIIDSQPFQRLRYIKQLSLTYLVYHGAEHTRFGHSIGTMHLVSRAFQAVVNNRGDLFSKEQREWYEQILRLMALTHDLGHAPFSHGSEEVFPEDMTHESFTEKIIKETEIADYIYEIGQEFAQKYGEEYNITPELICSIYRGRNTSNPDFIFLRKFLDSELDCDKMDYLLRDSYYCGVNYGRYDLERLVSTLTAYKKDENLFLAIEKGGLYAFEEFVLARYFMFIQVYFHKTRRFLDKILVGFLKNNLPDGKYPEDVGDYLAWDDNTVWNLIKDSQNTDEYANRLMTRKIMRCVYESPTHSEHTDQGIFNLIKNRLEKRFGKENLIYDSADKLAHKIPLKHTIDSEQAIPIILGHTKTPGTISTESGVIKNMTKPINIWRIYAKEEIAEEAKKLVNDIFSEMSS